Proteins encoded together in one Bradyrhizobium sp. PSBB068 window:
- the gcvA gene encoding transcriptional regulator GcvA: protein MFVPRRSLPPLNAVRAFEAAARLGSFKEAAAELSVTHGAVSQQIRLLEEWLGAPALFRRSVRRVVLTPAGAALLAEFAPALDRISAAVQQHRERRGDAAVAVLRVNALATFSLRWLLPRMSRFRAEHPDIEVRLSTSNDPVDALPESFDVVIRGGPDTFHGFSSRFLVSERRLPVCSPSLLEQLPLHEIADLSRHTLLHVTSMPRLWRDWLTEAGHSALEPAAALTFDHFYLTIQAALDGLGVAMGPTALIADDLAGGRLVTPFPAISLPARSYFAYFPAGRSNDPHSAVFCDWLEQQGRMTG, encoded by the coding sequence ATGTTCGTCCCACGCCGCAGCCTGCCGCCGCTCAATGCGGTCCGTGCCTTCGAGGCCGCCGCACGGCTCGGCAGCTTCAAGGAAGCCGCTGCCGAGCTCAGTGTGACTCATGGCGCGGTCAGCCAGCAGATCCGCCTGCTCGAGGAATGGCTGGGTGCGCCGGCGCTGTTCCGGCGCTCGGTGCGTCGCGTGGTGTTGACGCCGGCGGGCGCGGCCTTGCTTGCGGAATTCGCGCCGGCGCTCGACCGGATTTCCGCGGCCGTGCAGCAGCATCGCGAGCGGCGCGGCGATGCCGCTGTCGCGGTGTTGCGCGTCAATGCGCTCGCGACCTTCAGCCTGCGCTGGCTGCTGCCGCGGATGAGCCGGTTTCGCGCCGAGCATCCGGATATCGAGGTGCGCTTGAGCACGTCGAATGATCCGGTCGACGCGCTGCCTGAATCCTTCGACGTCGTGATCCGCGGCGGGCCGGATACGTTTCACGGCTTCTCGTCCCGCTTCCTGGTGTCGGAGCGAAGATTGCCGGTGTGCAGTCCGTCGTTGCTGGAGCAATTGCCGCTGCACGAGATCGCGGACCTCTCACGGCACACGCTGCTGCATGTCACCTCGATGCCGCGGCTGTGGCGCGACTGGCTGACTGAAGCGGGGCACTCCGCGCTCGAGCCGGCAGCGGCGCTGACCTTCGATCATTTCTACCTGACGATCCAGGCCGCGCTCGATGGCCTCGGCGTCGCGATGGGACCGACCGCGCTGATCGCGGACGATCTCGCGGGGGGCCGCCTGGTGACGCCGTTTCCTGCCATCAGCCTGCCGGCGCGGAGCTATTTCGCCTATTTTCCGGCGGGGCGCAGCAACGATCCGCACAGCGCGGTGTTCTGCGATTGGCTCGAGCAACAGGGCCGGATGACGGGCTGA
- the rplS gene encoding 50S ribosomal protein L19, which translates to MNLIQQLEKEQFDKLAATKTIPEFGPGDTVIVNVKVVEGERTRVQAYEGVCIGRSGQGLNESFTVRKISYGEGVERVFPVMSPMIDSIKVVRRGKVRRAKLYYLRNLRGKSARIVEKQDRQTAVGE; encoded by the coding sequence ATGAACCTTATTCAGCAGCTCGAAAAAGAGCAGTTCGACAAGCTCGCCGCCACCAAGACCATTCCGGAATTCGGGCCCGGCGACACCGTCATCGTCAACGTGAAGGTGGTCGAAGGCGAGCGCACCCGCGTGCAGGCCTATGAAGGCGTTTGCATCGGCCGTTCCGGCCAGGGACTCAACGAGAGCTTCACCGTGCGCAAGATTTCGTACGGCGAGGGCGTCGAGCGCGTCTTCCCGGTGATGTCGCCGATGATCGACTCGATCAAGGTCGTGCGTCGCGGCAAGGTGCGTCGCGCCAAGCTCTATTACCTGCGCAACCTGCGCGGCAAGTCGGCCCGCATCGTCGAGAAGCAGGACCGCCAGACCGCCGTCGGCGAGTAA
- a CDS encoding zinc-binding dehydrogenase, with amino-acid sequence MTSTHKAWRLHAHNDLRFEDVPTPKPAPDGVVVRIEAGMVLSYTNKLLSGALPYSLPPMPFVPGTNAIARVVTTGENVTHVRSGDRVFLSPHLRGDVPDRDPPQILIGLTATVTTPEAFALQARWRDGVFAEIAHWPAACATPLTNLDDKPATELIGLAKLIVPFGGLQRSGLRGGQTIIVNGATGYFGSGGVMLAVAMGAGRVVAVGRKQAALEQLRDAFGPRVIPAVVSGDASADLQTIRRAAGGSTDVALDLLGAAKSTSTTLSCLRALKRGGRMVLMGSAEVPLELSFREMLANDWEVVGQFMYDRTAPGQLAALAAEGVLDLRKINVATFALADFRRAVDAAAMMQSLDLTAVVP; translated from the coding sequence ATGACAAGCACGCACAAGGCCTGGCGGCTGCACGCCCATAATGACCTCCGCTTCGAGGATGTGCCGACACCGAAGCCCGCACCCGATGGCGTCGTGGTCCGGATCGAAGCCGGCATGGTGCTGTCCTACACCAATAAGCTGCTGTCGGGCGCGCTGCCCTACAGCCTGCCGCCGATGCCGTTCGTCCCGGGCACCAACGCGATCGCGCGCGTCGTCACGACCGGCGAGAACGTCACGCATGTGCGGAGCGGCGACCGCGTGTTCCTCAGCCCGCATCTGCGCGGCGACGTGCCGGATCGTGATCCGCCGCAGATCCTGATCGGCCTCACCGCGACAGTGACGACGCCGGAGGCGTTCGCGTTGCAGGCACGCTGGCGCGACGGCGTATTTGCGGAGATCGCGCATTGGCCGGCCGCCTGCGCCACGCCGCTCACCAATCTCGACGACAAGCCGGCAACCGAGCTGATCGGATTGGCAAAGCTGATCGTGCCGTTCGGCGGCTTGCAGCGCTCCGGCCTGCGCGGCGGACAGACCATCATCGTCAACGGCGCGACCGGCTATTTCGGCTCGGGCGGCGTGATGCTCGCGGTCGCGATGGGCGCAGGCCGCGTCGTCGCCGTCGGACGCAAGCAGGCCGCACTCGAGCAATTGCGCGATGCATTCGGCCCGCGGGTCATTCCCGCCGTCGTGAGCGGCGATGCATCGGCCGATCTTCAGACCATCCGCCGTGCCGCCGGCGGCAGCACCGATGTCGCACTCGATTTGCTCGGCGCCGCGAAGAGCACCTCGACCACGCTGTCCTGCCTGCGCGCGCTCAAGCGCGGCGGCCGCATGGTGCTGATGGGCAGCGCCGAAGTGCCGCTTGAACTGTCCTTCCGCGAGATGCTGGCCAATGACTGGGAGGTGGTCGGGCAGTTCATGTACGATCGCACTGCGCCGGGCCAGCTTGCCGCCCTCGCCGCCGAGGGCGTGCTCGATCTGCGCAAGATCAACGTCGCGACCTTCGCCCTCGCCGACTTCCGCCGTGCGGTGGACGCGGCCGCGATGATGCAGAGCCTCGATCTGACGGCCGTGGTGCCGTAA
- the trmD gene encoding tRNA (guanosine(37)-N1)-methyltransferase TrmD yields the protein MTSQETPAEATPWRATVLTLFPDMFPGPLGVSLAGRALASGLWALEAHDIRASATDRHRSVDDTPAGGGPGMVLRADVLAAAIDAADVAPGRPRLLMSPRGRPLTQTQVMELAAGPGPLIVCGRFEGIDQRVIEARGLEEVSIGDYVLSGGEIAAMTLIDACVRLLPGVMGKLASGTEESFSEGLLEYPQYTRPQEFEGRQIPEILVSGDHAKVAAWRLAQSEALTAARRPDLWARRAGQKAAPRRTKNTTDG from the coding sequence ATGACATCGCAAGAGACCCCGGCCGAAGCGACACCATGGCGCGCCACCGTACTGACCCTGTTCCCGGACATGTTTCCGGGGCCGCTCGGCGTCAGCCTGGCCGGCAGGGCGCTGGCGTCGGGCCTCTGGGCGCTGGAGGCGCACGATATCAGGGCGTCGGCGACCGACAGGCATCGCAGCGTGGACGACACGCCGGCAGGCGGCGGTCCGGGCATGGTGCTGCGCGCCGACGTGCTGGCGGCGGCGATCGACGCCGCTGACGTCGCCCCAGGCCGGCCGCGCCTGCTGATGAGCCCGCGCGGTCGGCCATTGACCCAGACCCAGGTCATGGAACTTGCCGCCGGGCCCGGCCCCCTGATCGTCTGCGGCCGCTTCGAGGGCATCGACCAGCGGGTGATCGAGGCGCGGGGGCTCGAGGAGGTCTCGATCGGCGATTATGTGCTGTCCGGCGGCGAAATCGCCGCGATGACCCTGATCGACGCCTGCGTCCGCCTGCTGCCGGGGGTGATGGGGAAGCTGGCCTCGGGAACCGAGGAGAGCTTCTCCGAAGGACTACTGGAATACCCCCAATACACCCGTCCGCAGGAGTTCGAGGGCCGCCAGATCCCGGAAATCCTCGTTTCCGGCGATCATGCCAAGGTCGCGGCCTGGCGGCTGGCCCAATCCGAGGCCCTCACGGCGGCCCGGCGGCCCGATCTCTGGGCCAGGCGTGCCGGCCAAAAAGCCGCGCCGCGACGGACAAAAAACACGACAGACGGGTGA
- a CDS encoding MFS transporter, which yields MSVSAEAGASSSGSVRATRTLTVTGLNHALHDGYTDLIYVLLPVWQAEFALSYGLLALLRGLYAGAMAGLQIPVGRIAERIDGKIILIAGTALSALGYVCAGFSGGVIGLGLALALSGAGSSTQHPIASAAVSRAYGAGARGPLGIYNFSGDLGKAAIPALTSILLVIMSWRHTLLVLALAGLLVAACIALWMPTVGKGAEHKPTATSRHEGAGRGFHWLLAIGILDTAVRMGFLTFLPFLLRDKGAALPTNGLALALVFIGGAAGKFSCGWLGARVGTLRTVLITEGGTAALIIAVLVLPLAPAIALLPLLGVMLNGTSSVLYGTVPELTPPHQTERAFALFYTGTIGSGAIAPVIYGLLGDALGPTLATAATALTALAICPLAVALARHLAGETNTRSADA from the coding sequence ATGAGCGTATCCGCCGAAGCCGGCGCATCCTCCTCCGGCAGCGTCAGGGCAACCCGCACGCTGACGGTGACCGGGCTCAACCATGCCCTCCACGACGGCTATACCGACCTCATCTACGTGCTGCTGCCGGTCTGGCAGGCCGAATTCGCGCTGAGCTACGGGCTGCTCGCGCTGCTGCGCGGGCTCTATGCCGGCGCGATGGCCGGCTTGCAGATTCCAGTCGGGCGGATCGCGGAGCGGATCGACGGCAAGATCATCCTGATCGCGGGCACCGCACTATCGGCGCTCGGCTACGTGTGCGCGGGATTCTCCGGCGGCGTGATCGGACTTGGCCTGGCGCTGGCGCTCTCCGGCGCCGGCTCGAGCACGCAGCATCCGATCGCATCCGCTGCGGTGTCGCGCGCCTATGGCGCGGGTGCGCGCGGGCCGCTCGGCATCTATAATTTCTCGGGCGATCTCGGCAAGGCGGCGATCCCGGCGCTGACCTCGATCCTGCTGGTGATCATGTCGTGGCGGCACACGCTGCTGGTGCTTGCCTTGGCGGGCCTCCTGGTCGCGGCCTGCATCGCGCTCTGGATGCCGACGGTCGGCAAGGGCGCCGAGCACAAGCCAACCGCCACATCGCGCCACGAAGGTGCGGGCCGCGGCTTCCATTGGCTGCTCGCGATCGGAATTCTCGACACGGCGGTGCGGATGGGCTTTCTCACCTTCCTGCCGTTTCTGTTGCGCGACAAGGGCGCCGCGCTGCCGACCAACGGTCTCGCGCTGGCACTGGTGTTCATCGGCGGCGCCGCGGGAAAATTCAGCTGCGGCTGGCTCGGCGCGCGCGTCGGCACGCTGCGCACCGTGCTGATCACCGAAGGCGGCACGGCAGCGCTGATCATTGCGGTGCTGGTATTGCCGCTGGCGCCGGCGATCGCGCTGCTGCCGCTGCTCGGCGTGATGCTCAACGGCACCTCCTCGGTGCTCTATGGCACGGTGCCCGAGCTGACGCCGCCGCATCAGACCGAACGCGCCTTCGCGTTGTTCTACACCGGGACGATCGGATCGGGCGCGATCGCGCCTGTTATCTACGGCCTGCTCGGCGACGCACTCGGTCCGACACTGGCGACGGCTGCAACCGCGCTGACGGCACTGGCGATCTGTCCGCTCGCGGTGGCGCTGGCGCGGCATCTCGCCGGCGAAACTAACACGCGCAGCGCCGACGCCTGA